One window from the genome of Pyrobaculum ferrireducens encodes:
- a CDS encoding metal ABC transporter permease gives MRPPAALAALAALGHAYFATPLLFWPLTSLMATSLVLAMHSPLALSRRMVFLAHAQGHSILTAALAAALVLAAVKTTASAWPFYGLVLMFVIVLNLAVLAVARLGYREDVATGVVMSLQISATIALLFAVRMFYGASVDPITIITGEYVLVGLGDVAAQAPFLALASLFPLLYGVRYLYAAIDESFAEAIGLRPRLMDNLFLISMSLAVASSVYTLGSLMPAVLLVMPGAIAARYTTSVIRLIPTSVSVAALSVAAAHFIYTLLPWLWPSAAIGLVQLLMLLAKPKAT, from the coding sequence TTGAGGCCCCCCGCGGCCCTGGCGGCCCTGGCGGCGCTGGGACACGCCTACTTCGCAACCCCGTTGCTTTTCTGGCCGCTGACTTCCCTCATGGCCACGTCGCTTGTACTCGCAATGCACAGCCCCCTAGCGCTGAGTAGACGCATGGTCTTTCTAGCGCACGCCCAGGGCCACAGCATCTTGACGGCGGCCCTCGCCGCGGCGCTCGTCCTCGCCGCAGTGAAAACCACAGCGTCGGCCTGGCCCTTCTACGGGCTTGTGCTGATGTTTGTCATTGTTCTCAACTTGGCGGTGCTGGCGGTGGCCAGGCTTGGATACAGAGAGGACGTGGCCACCGGGGTCGTCATGTCTCTGCAAATATCTGCAACCATAGCCCTGCTATTCGCCGTGCGGATGTTCTACGGAGCCTCTGTTGACCCAATCACCATAATAACCGGCGAATACGTGCTTGTGGGCCTCGGCGACGTCGCGGCGCAGGCGCCCTTTCTCGCACTTGCCTCTCTGTTCCCCCTTTTGTACGGCGTGAGGTATTTATACGCCGCTATCGACGAGAGCTTCGCCGAGGCCATCGGGCTGAGGCCCAGACTCATGGATAACCTATTCCTCATCTCCATGTCCCTGGCGGTGGCGTCAAGCGTCTACACCCTGGGCTCTCTAATGCCCGCGGTCCTCTTGGTTATGCCAGGCGCCATAGCCGCGAGGTACACTACGAGCGTTATAAGGCTAATCCCCACCTCGGTCTCCGTGGCGGCCCTCTCCGTGGCCGCGGCGCACTTCATCTACACGCTGTTGCCGTGGCTGTGGCCAAGCGCCGCAATTGGCCTAGTCCAGTTGTTGATGTTGCTGGCGAAGCCCAAGGCCACCTGA
- a CDS encoding metal ABC transporter ATP-binding protein: MSLRLERVSVHRGGRPVLLDVSFAASKEFVLVAGPNGAGKTTLFMAILNLVPYEGKICIDEECGGGRVYKVGYLPQILPKGSYGTVWEYVYLPARFRGVRDAAARAEEALKLVDLYDARDRPVAALSGGQLQRASIARALAAGGDVLLLDEPLSNVDPQGRVELLRLLRELKRDRTILMTSHELSLPSDLADKILLINRRVVAYGAVDEVLREDVLAKIYRYVRLAKTPYGYVCVTEDYAHPH, translated from the coding sequence GTGTCTCTTAGATTGGAGAGGGTCTCGGTGCACCGGGGAGGCCGCCCCGTGTTGCTGGATGTGTCCTTCGCCGCCTCCAAGGAGTTCGTGCTGGTGGCGGGGCCAAACGGGGCTGGGAAGACTACTCTGTTTATGGCTATTCTCAACCTCGTGCCTTACGAGGGTAAGATCTGCATAGACGAGGAGTGCGGCGGGGGGCGGGTCTATAAGGTGGGCTACCTGCCCCAGATCCTACCCAAGGGATCCTACGGCACCGTCTGGGAGTACGTCTACCTGCCAGCCAGGTTCAGGGGGGTGAGGGACGCCGCGGCGCGGGCCGAGGAGGCTTTGAAGCTGGTGGATTTGTACGACGCGAGGGACCGCCCCGTCGCCGCGCTTTCGGGAGGACAACTCCAGAGGGCGTCTATAGCAAGGGCGCTGGCGGCTGGAGGCGACGTGTTGCTCCTCGACGAGCCCCTGTCCAACGTAGACCCCCAGGGCAGGGTGGAGCTTCTGAGATTGCTTAGAGAGTTGAAGAGGGACAGGACTATACTAATGACGTCGCACGAGCTCAGCCTCCCATCAGACCTCGCCGACAAGATTTTGCTCATAAACAGGCGGGTAGTGGCGTACGGAGCTGTGGACGAGGTGTTGCGGGAGGACGTCTTGGCGAAGATATACCGCTACGTGCGCCTCGCCAAGACGCCCTACGGCTACGTCTGCGTCACCGAGGACTATGCGCATCCGCATTGA